A DNA window from Polynucleobacter sp. AP-Titi-500A-B4 contains the following coding sequences:
- a CDS encoding tripartite tricarboxylate transporter TctB family protein: protein MSEHTNNSNQDSVISVRAMDIITSLAFLAIGLTVMIGSLKLGASWGADGPEAGYFPFYISLIIMLSSTVTLYQAVIVNKNKETETFVEREPFKQVMAVLLPAIVFVLGVQLIGIYVSSALYIAIFMVWLGKYPIWKAVVVSVGVSVALYLMFEFWFQVPLPHGSWFNPLEFVGVN from the coding sequence ATGTCTGAACATACAAATAATTCAAATCAAGATTCAGTAATTAGCGTAAGAGCGATGGACATCATTACTTCGCTCGCGTTCCTTGCCATAGGTCTTACAGTCATGATTGGCAGCCTGAAGTTGGGCGCTAGTTGGGGTGCTGATGGTCCTGAAGCGGGATATTTCCCTTTCTACATCAGTTTGATCATCATGCTTTCGAGCACAGTGACTTTGTATCAAGCTGTCATCGTGAACAAGAATAAGGAAACAGAAACTTTCGTTGAGAGAGAGCCTTTTAAACAGGTGATGGCAGTATTGTTGCCAGCGATCGTTTTTGTTCTGGGCGTTCAATTAATCGGTATTTATGTTTCCTCTGCCCTTTACATTGCTATTTTTATGGTTTGGCTTGGGAAATACCCAATCTGGAAAGCGGTTGTCGTATCTGTAGGGGTGAGCGTAGCTCTGTACCTCATGTTCGAGTTCTGGTTCCAAGTTCCATTGCCTCACGGCTCCTGGTTCAACCCCCTCGAGTTTGTTGGTGTGAACTAA
- a CDS encoding Bug family tripartite tricarboxylate transporter substrate binding protein, whose amino-acid sequence MKMKLKGALISAALALGVTGASPAFAAWEPNKPVEFIIPAGPGGGADQMARMIQGIITKNNLMKQAVIPVNKGAGAGAEGFLAMKEAKGDPNKIIITLSNLFTTPLATGVPFNWQDITPVAMLALDQFVLWDNAEKPYKTAKEYIDAAKAAGPGKFKMGGTGSKQEDQIITVALEKATGAKFTYIPFKGGGDVAVQLVGNHIDSSVNNPIEAVAQWRANKLRALCVFDDTRMPYKEKITDTQSWNDVPTCKEVGVPTDYVMLRGIFMAPGVTQEQVDFYVELFKKVRATPDWKKFMADGAFNQTFMTGKEFRNWLTLNEALHKQLMAEAGFLAK is encoded by the coding sequence ATGAAGATGAAGTTAAAAGGCGCATTGATTTCTGCCGCATTAGCCCTCGGCGTCACTGGTGCTTCACCTGCGTTTGCAGCATGGGAACCAAACAAGCCAGTTGAATTCATCATTCCTGCTGGTCCTGGTGGTGGCGCAGACCAAATGGCTCGCATGATCCAAGGGATCATCACAAAAAATAACTTGATGAAGCAGGCTGTTATTCCTGTTAATAAGGGTGCAGGTGCTGGTGCTGAAGGTTTCTTGGCAATGAAAGAAGCTAAAGGTGATCCAAATAAGATCATCATCACACTCTCGAACTTATTTACAACCCCATTAGCAACTGGTGTTCCATTTAACTGGCAGGACATTACTCCAGTAGCCATGTTGGCATTGGACCAATTTGTGTTGTGGGATAACGCTGAAAAGCCTTACAAGACAGCCAAGGAATACATCGATGCAGCTAAAGCAGCTGGTCCTGGCAAGTTCAAAATGGGTGGCACTGGATCTAAACAAGAAGATCAGATCATTACAGTAGCGCTTGAAAAAGCAACTGGCGCGAAGTTTACTTACATCCCATTTAAAGGGGGTGGCGACGTTGCTGTTCAGCTCGTTGGCAATCACATTGATTCATCTGTGAATAATCCAATCGAAGCCGTTGCTCAATGGCGTGCTAATAAGTTGCGTGCATTGTGCGTATTTGACGATACCCGTATGCCATATAAAGAGAAGATTACGGATACCCAATCTTGGAATGACGTTCCTACCTGTAAGGAAGTTGGTGTGCCAACCGACTACGTAATGCTCCGTGGCATCTTCATGGCTCCAGGCGTAACTCAAGAGCAGGTTGACTTCTACGTTGAGTTATTCAAGAAAGTACGTGCTACACCAGACTGGAAAAAGTTTATGGCTGATGGCGCATTTAACCAAACATTCATGACTGGTAAAGAGTTCCGTAACTGGCTCACATTAAATGAGGCTTTACATAAGCAGTTAATGGCCGAAGCTGGATTTTTGGCTAAGTAA
- a CDS encoding sialidase family protein: MFKRRQLLAFKALLISVLGFAALNHAVAQMSHSSQVMGISPAKSACIGSGLECANAATPFLMDDGRLLLAWTANGMVAVAQSSDKGRTFSIPVKIAEHGKSLDAGSDARPQIVADARNNVFLAYAFFKDSNWNAQVNIARSSDGGKTFTAPQSLVNDGSSQRFPSVVIRPDHSILIAWVDKRLVADAKKAGQQRLGGSIAYSFSSDAGNSFAPEKIANESSCECCRIGASIDPQGGVGIIYRAIFPGGIRDHATQIITPSTAGKVQRVSRDEWKTDACPHHGPSIAISSTGKMHVAWFTQGSARTGVFYASSSNQGETYSRPQRIGAENANVSRPYLLAIDQSIWLVWKEFDGIKTSIYLKQSHDDGKNWSNPRAITSTTGYSDHPLLVSQGKEAYLSWLTRDDGYQLLPLNSK; encoded by the coding sequence ATGTTTAAAAGACGCCAACTCCTTGCCTTTAAAGCACTCTTGATCAGTGTTTTAGGATTTGCTGCGCTCAATCATGCAGTGGCGCAGATGTCTCATTCCTCTCAGGTGATGGGTATATCCCCAGCAAAGTCTGCTTGTATTGGGTCAGGCTTGGAGTGTGCCAATGCCGCAACCCCGTTTCTGATGGACGATGGCAGACTACTATTGGCATGGACCGCCAATGGGATGGTAGCTGTAGCGCAGTCATCGGATAAGGGCAGGACATTCTCTATTCCAGTCAAGATTGCTGAGCATGGCAAGTCACTTGATGCTGGATCTGATGCGCGCCCCCAAATTGTTGCGGATGCTCGCAACAATGTTTTTTTAGCCTATGCCTTTTTCAAGGATTCCAATTGGAATGCCCAGGTCAATATCGCAAGATCTTCTGATGGTGGAAAAACATTTACTGCACCCCAATCACTGGTTAATGATGGGTCTAGCCAGCGTTTTCCATCGGTAGTGATTCGGCCAGATCACTCTATCTTGATTGCATGGGTCGATAAGCGCTTAGTAGCGGATGCTAAGAAAGCAGGGCAACAGCGTTTGGGTGGATCAATAGCCTATTCTTTCTCGAGTGATGCTGGAAATTCCTTTGCACCAGAAAAGATTGCCAATGAATCCAGTTGTGAGTGTTGCCGTATTGGCGCCAGCATAGATCCACAAGGTGGGGTTGGCATCATCTATCGAGCAATCTTCCCTGGAGGCATTCGGGATCATGCTACTCAAATCATTACGCCATCCACTGCGGGCAAAGTACAACGCGTTTCTCGTGATGAATGGAAAACTGATGCATGCCCACATCATGGCCCAAGTATTGCCATCTCAAGTACTGGAAAAATGCATGTAGCTTGGTTTACTCAGGGTAGTGCTCGCACGGGTGTTTTCTATGCGAGCTCTAGCAATCAAGGTGAGACCTATTCCAGACCACAAAGGATAGGCGCAGAAAATGCCAATGTTTCTAGACCTTATTTATTGGCTATCGATCAATCGATTTGGTTGGTATGGAAAGAATTTGATGGCATCAAAACCTCTATCTACCTTAAGCAATCTCATGATGATGGCAAAAACTGGTCTAACCCAAGGGCGATTACAAGTACGACTGGCTACAGTGACCATCCTTTGTTGGTAAGCCAAGGGAAAGAAGCGTACCTTTCTTGGCTCACTCGAGATGATGGCTATCAATTGCTTCCATTAAACTCAAAATGA
- a CDS encoding TonB-dependent receptor — translation MLLKKKKISVCIGMLFGSVFINAQAQIAPPPDYDQKLSNVIVNATRSGTPLDEIPLNTTILTKEVLEVAPDQTIDQILKNVPGVIISDQPYYYKDPTGQSINVRGLGNARTLVLIDGAPANDAFYGTVEWNKVPMSSIESVEFVRGGVSSLWGNYGMGGVINILTKTPKNSQQDVSASYGSFGTGNIAASKDIIASEDMQLRFSADYFSTEGYKSYATIYPGKPSNWATGMSDSKAMNSNVRLQGNFKVSQDTTGFFRTGYYTMEDLSTNYSVAKNLVQKADFATGTTTRLSDSEKVAVTVYGETSGFNKPNAGSASPNGKITAVSQDNYTTFAGSALYTKNLTGIVDQVMFGADARTIGASNDGKNYNSNQTTFNTVYAQATQNFYGLLGQIKSKSTSIPLEVTLAARLDQYTSQVPTNTVTLTSTGVTTATPVPNIQKTQLNPTLGILYNLNKDWDLRSAAYQAFHAPGMNNLLRSYSSSSGGSYFANPNLTPETMTGYEVGTDYRWRSGFFQLTGFNNFIRNAVASYTLANNSADNALAKTLCSNSSATYAGNVGVCQGSGVNYYTNNQNLQSQGIETQFHYDISSRWATDLNYAYTQTRLTWSGTADPANRQVGGVPLNLGSAGLTWYPVEKASLTATVRYAGLTWVKTNHSDPPVPPSAVVGLKANYQITPQASTYLAITNLFNRNYVTFGNSSASNYIAAPPQSITVGARIIF, via the coding sequence ATGTTGTTGAAAAAAAAGAAAATTAGCGTATGCATTGGCATGCTATTTGGGTCGGTATTCATCAATGCGCAGGCGCAGATTGCGCCCCCGCCGGATTATGATCAGAAGCTTAGCAATGTGATTGTTAATGCAACTCGTTCTGGTACGCCGTTAGATGAAATTCCTCTTAACACCACAATATTGACTAAAGAGGTTTTGGAGGTTGCGCCTGACCAAACAATTGACCAGATATTAAAGAATGTGCCTGGCGTAATTATTAGTGATCAACCTTATTACTATAAGGATCCAACCGGTCAGTCTATCAACGTTCGCGGTCTTGGAAACGCAAGAACATTGGTATTGATTGATGGGGCTCCTGCAAATGATGCATTCTATGGAACCGTCGAGTGGAATAAGGTTCCCATGTCTTCTATAGAAAGCGTGGAGTTTGTGAGAGGTGGAGTTTCTAGCCTTTGGGGAAACTATGGCATGGGTGGGGTTATCAACATACTCACTAAAACACCAAAAAATAGTCAGCAAGATGTATCGGCTAGTTATGGTTCTTTTGGGACTGGAAATATTGCTGCCTCGAAAGATATTATTGCCTCTGAGGATATGCAACTTAGATTTTCTGCGGACTATTTCAGTACAGAGGGCTATAAAAGCTATGCAACCATATACCCTGGGAAGCCGTCGAACTGGGCAACTGGTATGAGCGATAGTAAAGCAATGAATTCAAACGTTCGCCTACAGGGCAACTTTAAAGTGTCTCAAGATACAACAGGCTTTTTCAGAACTGGGTATTACACGATGGAGGACCTAAGCACCAATTACTCAGTTGCTAAAAATTTAGTACAAAAGGCAGATTTTGCAACCGGAACTACAACTAGATTGTCAGATTCAGAAAAGGTGGCGGTAACTGTTTATGGGGAGACTAGCGGATTTAATAAACCCAATGCAGGGTCTGCTTCACCTAACGGGAAAATTACAGCAGTTTCACAGGACAATTACACTACTTTTGCTGGATCAGCCCTATATACAAAGAATTTAACTGGGATAGTAGATCAAGTAATGTTTGGAGCCGACGCTCGGACCATTGGCGCCTCCAACGACGGGAAGAACTACAACTCTAATCAAACTACTTTTAATACTGTTTATGCTCAAGCCACCCAAAACTTCTATGGTCTGTTGGGTCAAATTAAAAGTAAGTCAACGTCAATCCCTCTTGAGGTCACCTTAGCTGCAAGGTTGGATCAGTACACAAGTCAGGTTCCTACAAATACTGTGACCCTCACTTCAACAGGTGTTACTACTGCCACTCCAGTGCCAAACATTCAAAAAACGCAATTAAATCCAACCCTTGGCATTCTGTATAACCTCAATAAGGACTGGGATCTGCGATCTGCAGCCTATCAAGCCTTCCATGCACCTGGCATGAATAATTTATTGCGTTCATACTCTTCGAGTTCCGGTGGATCCTATTTTGCAAATCCTAACTTAACGCCGGAAACAATGACGGGTTATGAGGTGGGGACTGACTATCGTTGGCGCAGCGGTTTTTTTCAGTTAACTGGCTTTAATAATTTTATTAGAAATGCAGTTGCTTCTTATACATTAGCCAACAATTCTGCAGACAATGCGCTTGCGAAGACCTTGTGTTCTAATTCGAGCGCTACTTATGCGGGTAATGTGGGCGTATGTCAAGGCAGCGGTGTCAATTACTATACAAATAACCAGAACTTGCAAAGCCAAGGTATTGAGACGCAGTTCCATTACGATATTAGTTCACGGTGGGCGACAGATCTTAATTACGCATATACCCAGACTCGTCTTACTTGGAGTGGAACTGCTGACCCAGCAAACCGACAGGTTGGCGGCGTTCCGTTAAATCTTGGAAGTGCTGGGCTTACTTGGTATCCTGTTGAAAAAGCAAGTCTCACTGCTACAGTTAGATACGCAGGTTTAACGTGGGTTAAAACAAATCATAGCGATCCCCCTGTACCTCCATCTGCAGTCGTTGGATTAAAGGCCAATTACCAAATTACCCCGCAAGCTTCTACTTATCTTGCTATTACCAATTTATTTAATCGAAACTATGTGACTTTCGGAAATTCAAGTGCCTCGAACTATATAGCAGCGCCTCCGCAATCAATCACCGTTGGCGCGCGTATCATCTTCTAA
- a CDS encoding DUF2946 family protein, which produces MNFHKNRLIHWIAAAAIAMSALAPAVSQAVSLAKHGQGFAMEICSADGTKAEIKVQTEDQEVADQAQPCPYCVAQNTITPAFNTNLTFQAPQTLALLPALFYQSPKPLAVWVTPPSAAPPAKA; this is translated from the coding sequence ATGAATTTCCACAAAAACCGCCTCATTCACTGGATTGCAGCTGCAGCCATTGCGATGAGTGCACTTGCGCCAGCAGTGTCACAAGCGGTATCGCTTGCAAAACACGGACAAGGTTTTGCGATGGAGATTTGTTCTGCTGATGGCACTAAGGCAGAAATCAAGGTGCAGACTGAAGACCAAGAGGTCGCCGATCAAGCGCAGCCTTGCCCGTATTGCGTTGCTCAAAATACGATTACTCCAGCATTCAATACCAACCTTACATTCCAGGCACCGCAAACGCTAGCTTTGCTGCCAGCACTGTTCTATCAATCACCCAAACCACTCGCTGTTTGGGTAACACCTCCCTCAGCAGCTCCGCCAGCAAAAGCCTAA
- a CDS encoding tripartite tricarboxylate transporter permease, with translation MEEISALFNGFAVAMTPFNLLLMLVGVTLGVIIGVLPGLGGANGIAILLPLTFTMPPTSAIIMLSCIYWGALFGGAITSVLFNIPGEPWSVATTFDGYPMARNGKAGEALTAAFTSSFVGAFFAIVMITFLAPLVAKFALQFGPPEFFSVYLLTFCSFVGMNKGSPFKTISAMMLGFALATVGMDTVTGQLRLTFGHPELMRGFDFLIAVIGLFGIGEILLSMEEGLAFQGAAAKIRGKVVLETWKQLPKYWATSLRSCLIGCWMGITPGGATPASFMAYGVAKRVSKEGDKFGTGKMEGIVAPETAAHAAGTAALLPMLSLGIPGSPTAAVLLGGLLIWGLQPGPLLFVEKPDFVWGLIASMYLGNLAGLFVVLTCVPLFASILRIPFSIIAPVIIVICAVGAYTVHNAMFDVWLMLGFGVLGYVFKKLDYPMAPMVLALVLGDRAEDSFRQSMLFSQGSLDIFFSNPLVGGITSLALVLLFWPLIGKVIGKKKAAAA, from the coding sequence TTGGAAGAAATTAGCGCTCTATTCAACGGCTTTGCCGTTGCAATGACACCCTTTAACTTACTGTTAATGTTGGTTGGTGTAACGCTCGGTGTGATCATCGGTGTGTTGCCAGGTTTAGGCGGTGCAAACGGTATTGCGATTCTGTTGCCGTTGACCTTCACAATGCCACCAACCTCAGCAATCATCATGCTCTCCTGTATTTACTGGGGTGCGTTGTTTGGCGGAGCGATTACATCGGTGCTCTTTAATATTCCTGGTGAGCCATGGTCAGTTGCGACAACCTTTGACGGTTATCCAATGGCACGTAATGGTAAAGCAGGAGAGGCATTGACTGCAGCCTTCACATCTTCATTTGTAGGTGCGTTCTTTGCGATTGTGATGATTACCTTCTTGGCACCATTGGTGGCTAAGTTTGCACTCCAATTCGGTCCACCGGAATTCTTCTCGGTGTACTTGCTCACCTTCTGTAGTTTTGTGGGGATGAACAAGGGGTCGCCGTTTAAAACGATCTCCGCCATGATGTTGGGCTTCGCCTTAGCTACTGTTGGTATGGATACTGTTACCGGTCAATTGCGTTTGACATTCGGTCATCCAGAATTGATGCGCGGTTTTGACTTCTTAATCGCGGTGATTGGTCTGTTTGGTATTGGCGAGATCCTTCTCTCAATGGAAGAAGGTTTGGCATTCCAAGGTGCGGCTGCGAAGATTCGCGGTAAGGTTGTCTTGGAAACATGGAAGCAATTGCCAAAATACTGGGCTACTTCATTACGTAGCTGCTTGATTGGTTGCTGGATGGGTATTACTCCTGGTGGCGCAACTCCTGCATCCTTTATGGCGTACGGTGTTGCTAAGCGCGTATCCAAAGAGGGCGATAAGTTTGGTACTGGAAAAATGGAGGGCATCGTTGCTCCAGAAACAGCAGCTCATGCTGCTGGTACTGCAGCGCTTTTGCCAATGCTATCTCTCGGTATTCCAGGCTCACCAACAGCAGCGGTATTGCTCGGTGGCTTGTTGATCTGGGGTTTACAACCTGGCCCTTTGCTTTTCGTAGAGAAGCCAGACTTTGTTTGGGGCTTGATCGCAAGTATGTATTTGGGTAACTTGGCCGGCTTGTTTGTTGTATTAACTTGCGTGCCATTGTTCGCCTCCATCTTGAGAATCCCATTCTCAATCATTGCGCCAGTCATTATTGTGATTTGTGCGGTGGGTGCATATACCGTTCACAACGCCATGTTTGACGTTTGGTTGATGTTGGGCTTCGGTGTTCTCGGTTATGTTTTCAAAAAGCTCGATTACCCAATGGCGCCAATGGTCTTAGCCTTGGTCTTGGGCGACCGTGCAGAAGATTCTTTCCGTCAATCCATGCTGTTCTCTCAAGGCAGCTTAGATATTTTCTTCTCTAACCCATTGGTAGGCGGCATTACTTCTCTGGCATTAGTACTGCTCTTCTGGCCATTGATTGGCAAGGTGATTGGCAAGAAAAAAGCTGCAGCAGCATAA